Proteins encoded in a region of the Bacillota bacterium genome:
- the rpsQ gene encoding 30S ribosomal protein S17 — protein sequence MERGLRKVRTGRVVSNKMDKTVVVAVESLVRHSLYQKTIRQTKKFKAHDAENACHIGDKVKIMETRPISKEKRWRVVEILKRSKSADEPSTLEEVTK from the coding sequence ATGGAGCGCGGGCTGCGCAAGGTGCGTACAGGACGCGTCGTCAGCAATAAGATGGATAAAACGGTGGTCGTAGCCGTTGAAAGTCTGGTCCGTCATTCTTTGTACCAGAAAACCATCCGTCAGACTAAAAAGTTTAAGGCGCACGACGCGGAAAACGCCTGCCATATCGGCGACAAGGTAAAGATTATGGAAACTCGGCCGATTTCGAAGGAGAAACGCTGGCGGGTAGTGGAGATTCTAAAACGCAGCAAAAGTGCCGATGAACCTTCGACTCTGGAGGAAGTGACCAAGTGA